One genomic window of Odocoileus virginianus isolate 20LAN1187 ecotype Illinois chromosome 8, Ovbor_1.2, whole genome shotgun sequence includes the following:
- the KCTD12 gene encoding BTB/POZ domain-containing protein KCTD12 produces MALADSTRGLPNGGGGGGGSGSSSSSAEPPLFPDIVELNVGGQVYVTRRCTVVSVPDSLLWRMFTQQQPQELARDSKGRFFLDRDGFLFRYILDYLRDLQLVLPDYFPERSRLQREAEYFELPELVRRLGAPQQPGPGPPPPHSRRGVQKEGSLGDDLLPLGSAEPEQQEGASAGAPSPTLELASRSPSGGAAGPLLTPSQSLDGSRRSGYITIGYRGSYTIGRDAQADAKFRRVARITVCGKTSLAKEVFGDTLNESRDPDRPPERYTSRYYLKFNFLEQAFDKLSESGFHMVACSSTGTCAFAGSTDQSEDKIWTSYTEYVFCRE; encoded by the coding sequence ATGGCTCTGGCCGACAGCACTCGTGGATTACCCAACgggggtggcggcggcggcggcagcggctccTCGTCGTCCTCGGCGGAGCCGCCGCTCTTCCCCGACATCGTGGAGCTGAACGTGGGCGGCCAGGTGTATGTGACCCGGCGCTGCACCGTGGTGTCGGTGCCCGACTCGCTGCTCTGGCGCATGTTCACGCAGCAGCAGCCGCAAGAGCTAGCCCGGGACAGCAAAGGCCGCTTCTTTCTGGACCGCGACGGCTTCCTCTTCCGCTACATCTTGGATTACCTGCGGGACTTGCAGCTCGTGCTGCCCGACTACTTCCCCGAGCGCAGCCGGCTGCAGCGCGAGGCCGAGTACTTCGAGCTGCCCGAGCTCGTGCGCCGCCTCGGGGCGCCCCAGCAGCCCGGccccgggccgccgccgccgcactCCCGGCGCGGGGTGCAGAAGGAGGGCTCGCTGGGCGACGATCTGCTGCCGCTCGGCTCCGCCGAGCCGGAGCAGCAGGAGGGCGCCTCGGCTGGGGCGCCTTCGCCCACGCTGGAGCTGGCTAGCCGCAGCCCGTCCGGGGGCGCGGCGGGCCCGCTGCTTACGCCGTCGCAGTCGTTGGACGGCAGCCGACGCTCGGGCTACATCACCATCGGCTACCGCGGCTCCTACACGATCGGGCGGGACGCGCAGGCAGACGCCAAATTCCGGCGAGTGGCGCGCATCACGGTGTGCGGCAAGACGTCGCTGGCCAAGGAGGTGTTCGGGGACACCCTGAACGAGAGCCGGGACCCCGACCGGCCCCCGGAGCGCTACACCTCGCGCTATTACCTCAAGTTCAACTTCCTGGAGCAGGCCTTCGACAAGCTGTCCGAGTCGGGCTTCCACATGGTGGCGTGCAGTTCCACGGGCACCTGCGCCTTCGCCGGCAGCACTGACCAGAGCGAGGACAAGATCTGGACTAGCTACACCGAGTACGTCTTCTGCAGGGAGTGA